CAGATCTGCCCGAGGAATGGGAGTTTATTCGCACCTATTCGCCGTACCACAACGTGAAAGAGGATGTCGACTATCCGACCGTTTTCTTTACGACGTCGACCCGCGACGACCGCGTTCATCCAGGGCATGCCCGTAAGATGTTCGCCAAGATGGAAGGTTGGGATAAGGATGTTCTCTACTACGAGAACATCGAAGGGGGCCACGGCGGCGCCGCCAACAATCGCCAGTCGGCCTTCATGACCACGATGGCCTTCACCTTCCTGAAGCAACAACTCTTTCCGAAAGACAAAGAGTAAACCGCTTCCAGGGCGTGGGGCGTCGAGACGCACCACGCCCTGCTTAGAGGCATTAGATGTAACCACGCGTGGTAACGCACTTCTAGGGCGTTTTTCTGATAGCAGTAGCGTTTCTGGCGTTAGTGAGGCAAGCTGGTCAAGGCGACCGAAGCAGGCGAATCCTCAAGATTCGTCGATGCAGGTCAACGCCGACCAGCGCGGCCGCAACCAGCCAGAACGATACAGATGGAGGAAAACCGCTCTAATGCGTTGCTACGCGGTTTGCTTTTCCAACAGCGCCGCTTCCTGGCGAGCCCGTCTAGCGGCGATGATGCGCCGGGCGATCTCATCGCCGATCACGCCGATCAAGATGACGCCGCCGACAACGGCGAACTCCAACTCCTGAATCGACCACATTTCGATCGAGTTTTGCAGCACCCGCAAGATCGCGGTGCCGATGACGACGCCGACGATCGAACCTTCGCCGCCGCGCAAACTGCATCCGCCTAGCACCGCCGCCGCAATCGCGTACAGTTCGTAGAAGTTGCCGAAGGTACTGGGCATGACGCTGCCGATGTCGATCGAGAAGAGGACGCCGGCGATTCCGGCCAGGCAAGTGCAGATCATGTAGCTGAGGATCACCATCGCGTCGGTCCGGACGCCGCTGAAGCGAGCCGCCTGTTCGTTCTTGCCGAGGGCTTTCAGGTGGCGGCCGAAGACGGTCCAGTTAAGCAACACCGTCGCCACAATCGCGATCACCGTCAAGTAAATCAGCGGCGGATGAAGCGGGACCCAGTCGTACCAACCAAGGGCGATTCGCTCTCCCGCGTCGTTCAGGGCGAAGTGCCCTGGTTGATCCCCCAGGCCTGGGACCCACTTGTGAAAGCTCCAGTAGCCTTCGTTGATCCAGGGCAAGAAGGGAACCGGCACGCTGCCCCATTCGTAGTTGATGAGGAAGTCGAGCTTGGAAAAGCCGCCGACCGAACTTCCCCCAGCCGTCGCTCGCGCCAAACCACGGAGAATCAATAGTCCGCACAGCGTGACGACGAATGGCTGTAACTTCAGCTTCGTGACGAGCAGCCCATAGACCAAACCGAGCAGCGTCGACATCGCAATCACCGAGCCGATCGCCACCGCTGGCGGCAAGTTGTAATCGGCCATGAAGATGCCGAACAAGCAACCGACCAAGGCCAGCATTGAGCCGATCGACAGGTCGATGCCGCCGGTGATGATCACAAACGCCACGCCGATTCCCATCACGCCGTACAGCGAAGTCCAGCGGATGATGTTGGCTAGATTGCCAGGCTCGACAAAGCGGGGGCGAAAGATCGCCGTCACAATGCAAATCACCAGCAGTAGGATCAGCATTCCCCAACTCTTATTCATTCGCCAGCCCTTTGCGTCGCCTGATGTTGTTCTACGTGGTGCTCGCGATCGCTGCGCCGGTCGCCAGGCGCATGATCGCTTCTTCGCTCAATTGGTCGCGGCGCAGCTCACCGGCCAACTGGCCTTCGTGCATGACCAGCGTCCGATCCGACATGCCGATCACTTCTTCCATCTCGCTCGAGGCGAACAGGATAGCCACCCCTTGTTGCGCCAGACGCTCCATCATCTCATAGATTTCATGTTTGGCGCCAATGTCGATGCCACGGGTAGGTTCGTCCAGCAGCAGCACCTTCGGCCCCATCGCCAACCACTTGGCGATGACCGCCTTTTGCTGATTGCCGCCAGAGAGAAACTGAATGATCTGCCCCGGTCCCGGCGTCTTGATCCGCAGCGTCTCGATCATCTCGGCGGCGGTTGATCGCTCCCAACTGGTCGGTAAGATGCCAGCTGTTGACGCTCGCGATAGGCCCGGCAAGGTGATGTTCTCGCCGACCGTCATCTCGATCACCAAGCCGTCTTGCTTGCGATCCTCCGGGACCAGAAATAGCCCGGTCGCGATCGCATCACGCGGACTCCGCAGACTTACCCGCTTGCCGGCGACTTCGACCGATCCACCGACCGCTCGGCGGACGCCGAACAGCGTTTCTAACAGCTCGGTGCGACCAGCGCCGACCAGGCCCGCCAAACCAACGATCTCGCCGGCCTTCAACTGCAGGTCGATCGGAAATCCGCTCTTGCCAGCAACGCGAACACCCTTGGCCGAGAGCACAGTCTCTTCTGCAGTATGTGGGGTGTGCGGAAAGAACTGATCGAGATCGCGGCCGACCATCAGCCGCACCATCTGTTCGTGCGTGATCTGATCTTTGGCAAGTTCGCCCGAATTGCGGCCGTCTCGCAGCGCCACGACGCGGTCGGCGACATGGTGAATCTCGCTGAGCCGGTGCGAAATATAAACGACGCTGACTCCTTGTTCGCGCAAGGTGCGAATGACCCGGAACAGGTTCTCCACCTCGCCGGTCGACAGGCTCGAGGTTGGTTCGTCCATGATCAGCACTTGGGCGCTCGACGCGAGCGCCTTGGCGATCTCGACCAACTGCCGACGCCCGATCGAAAGACTGGCGAGCGACGCGGTCGGCGGGACGTCGAGCCCGACTTGCCGCAGCACCTCGCTGGCGCGGTGCTCCATTTCGCGACGTTTTAAAAAGCCGAATGCCCGCGGCTCTTTGCCGAGGAAGATGTTGGCGGCGACGTCGAGGTTGTCGCACAGGTTCAGCTCTTGATGGATCAGGGCGATGCCGAGCTTCTCGGCGTCGCGGACGGTGCGAATCTCGACCGGCCGGCCATCGATTTTGATCTCGCCTTTGTCGGGCGTTTGAATCCCGGCGAGGATCTTCATCAGCGTGCTTTTGCCGGCGCCGTTCTCACCGATCACCGCTACCGACTCACCGGGGGCGATCGAGAGGCTGACCCCTTTCAGCGCTTTGACGCCGGGGAATCGTTTGGTGACGTTACAGACTTCAAGCAGCGGCACGCGGAGGCCTTTCGCACAAAGAGCTGAAGCGGGCAGGCGGCCGCTACTCGGACCGTTTCTCGTCAGCTTCGGCCGGCGGAGCGCCGCCGATGGCGTACTGCGCCGGGATCGGCTTGTCGAGCAGTTCGTCGATCACGCCGGAGCTGCGCTCTTGCGCATTCAGCTGTTCGAGCTTGCCGACAAAGATCGCCACTTCGCCCCCGTCCGGAATCGCTTTCTTCACCAGCTTGCCGACGGCGCGACCCGCCAGGTAGTTGCCGGTGCCAATGTAGAATAGCCGCTCGGTATCAGGGGCATCGCTGTCGTGGCAGATCACCTTCATCTTTTCGCAGGCCCGATTGATCAGCGGCCTTTGGTTCTCTTTGTCGATCGGCGACAGGGCCAGGCCTTGGCAGTCGTCGTTCAGCTTCCGCTCGATAAACCGCTTTTGCTCTTCGGCGCTGGCGGTCGGCGGGTGATAGACGTCGCACGAGGCGTTGAAAATCGGCTCGGCTGATCGCACTCCTTGTTCGGCCAACTCCCAGAAGGGGTCGACCGTGTTGGTCAAGAACGCCAGGCTGACCGGCCGGCTGGTGTCGTAGTCGTCTCGCTCGCTCTGGGGCGCCGGGGCTTTGCCGGCCATCATCTGCTCGATGTCCGACTTGAACTGCTTGGCGTTGTCGGGCGTGATGACGCGATGCGGAATGTAAATGATCTGACTGTCAGGTACATCGACCTGTTGGCCGCGAATCAAGGCCGAAAGATACTCGACCGACTTAAAGCCAAACAGGAACGGCTGCTGCACGACGGTGCCGAAGATCTTTCCTTCTTCGATTCCTTTGAGGGTCTCAATATCTTCATCGAAGCCGACGATTTTGATGTCGTCGAGCTTTCCGGCATTTTCTACGGCCCGCAAAATGGTGGGGGGATTGTAGGCGTAGAGGCCGACCATGCAGTTGAGATTGGGGTATTTGGAGATCGCCGCTTCGGCGTTTTGCTTGGCCCGGTCATGATTTCCGCTGTCCGAACGGAGGGCGACGACCGTGTATTTGCCGTGCGAAACGGGGAACTCGTACTGCAGAGCGGCGCTGCTGGAGCCCCCCCCAGAGTTCGACTCAGATCGACAGCCGAGCGTTGCCGTGGCGGCGACGGCGCACGCCTTCAGAAAGAGACGACGTTTCATAAGTGCTGGCCCAAAGCGGAGAAGGGAAGAGCGATACAAAAGCGAACAAGTCGCCATTTTAGAGTGACGTCAAGGCAGAGGCAACTGATGCCCAGCAAAGGCTTTAATAACGTGCCGAAGCGCCCCGTTATGGCCGGGTGGTTCGGTTCCGCGCACAGAAAAACGCACGTCCCGAAGGACGTGCGTCGGAATTTCGCATTTCCGCAGCGAACCCCAAGGCCCGCAGGGAAGTCGAAATAGGTAGCCTAGTTGCTGGTGTTGGCCGGCGGAGGCGTGGTCGGCGGTTCCGCCGGAGTACAACCGACAAACGGAGCGGCCAAAGAGGCCAGAACAACAGCAACCATCAAAGTCTTCATGATTTTCATCTGCGTAACCCTTCTTCAAATTGAGCATTTCCACGTATTGGCCAGTCTAATGAATGCGAATGAGCTACTCAACTACGCGTTTTTTTCCATTAGCCCGGTCAATAAAATTTAGAGCGGTAAAATCGGCGCCATCAGGCTAACAAGATTCGCCGGCGCTCCATCGTGCTGTTCGGCCGTCCTGGCCGACTATTAGAAATAAGGTCGTTCCTTTCTTCCCCCTTCGCAGAAGCTTATGCAGTCGACTCTCGTTCAACGTCAACTTCGCACCCCCGCGCGCCCGTCGGTCGTGGGAGATTGGCGCATCGGTAATCTCGTCGCCCGAGGTTCCTTTTGCGACGTTTCCCGGGCACAGCCCGTTGGCGGCAAAGGGATCGCGTGGGATTACGCCATCAAAACGCTTCGCACCGAATATGCCGACGACCGGCTGGCGCTCGAAATGTTGCGTCGCGAAGTTCGCGTCTCGCAGCAAGTCGCCTCGCCCCGGTTGGCCACGGTGCTCGCCCATGACTTCGCCGGCGACGAAGAGGCGTACGTCGTCTTCCCCTATCTGACGGGGGTAACCCTCAATCATTTGGTTCCGCGCCGCGGGCCGCTCGCCGCCCGGATTTGGATTTTACGTCAAATGGCGGAAGGGCTCTCCGCTTTGCATGCCGCCGGTTGGCGACATGGCGACGTGAAGCCGGAGAACGTCATCATCGACGCCACTGGCCGCGTCACGCTGATTGATCTCGGGTTCGCCACCCAAATTGGCGTCGATGAAGTCGACGCCGCTCAGTACCAAAAGGGAACCCCACGCTATATGGCGCCAGAGCTGTTCACCTCGACGCTCGCCGCCTCCGACGCCAGCGACATCTACAGCCTCGGCGTGTTGGCGTTTGAACTGCTCAGCGGGCACCGCCTGTTCGACACCCAAGACCTGGCGAAAATCATCGCCGCTCACAAGGCGCAATCGCCTCCCCCGCTTCGCCGCTTTCTGCCGCACGCTCCCGCGCACCTCGCGACATTGGTCGCTCGCATGTTGGCGAAAGATCCTCTTCGCCGTCCAGAAACAATCGACGACGTCGCCGACCAGCTTCGCTCGCTCGAGTTTGAAACGATCGGCAACGCGGGTTAAACTCGCAACGTCTTCTTGAAAACGGGTGCCACTGCTGGCTTGTCCAGCAGTGAGAGCATGGGACTAGGTCACTGGTTGAACTTGGCTTTACTTCGTCTCGACGTTCGCCTTCTCATGCCGACTCAGCACA
This sequence is a window from Blastopirellula retiformator. Protein-coding genes within it:
- a CDS encoding ABC transporter permease, with the translated sequence MNKSWGMLILLLVICIVTAIFRPRFVEPGNLANIIRWTSLYGVMGIGVAFVIITGGIDLSIGSMLALVGCLFGIFMADYNLPPAVAIGSVIAMSTLLGLVYGLLVTKLKLQPFVVTLCGLLILRGLARATAGGSSVGGFSKLDFLINYEWGSVPVPFLPWINEGYWSFHKWVPGLGDQPGHFALNDAGERIALGWYDWVPLHPPLIYLTVIAIVATVLLNWTVFGRHLKALGKNEQAARFSGVRTDAMVILSYMICTCLAGIAGVLFSIDIGSVMPSTFGNFYELYAIAAAVLGGCSLRGGEGSIVGVVIGTAILRVLQNSIEMWSIQELEFAVVGGVILIGVIGDEIARRIIAARRARQEAALLEKQTA
- a CDS encoding serine/threonine-protein kinase, producing MQSTLVQRQLRTPARPSVVGDWRIGNLVARGSFCDVSRAQPVGGKGIAWDYAIKTLRTEYADDRLALEMLRREVRVSQQVASPRLATVLAHDFAGDEEAYVVFPYLTGVTLNHLVPRRGPLAARIWILRQMAEGLSALHAAGWRHGDVKPENVIIDATGRVTLIDLGFATQIGVDEVDAAQYQKGTPRYMAPELFTSTLAASDASDIYSLGVLAFELLSGHRLFDTQDLAKIIAAHKAQSPPPLRRFLPHAPAHLATLVARMLAKDPLRRPETIDDVADQLRSLEFETIGNAG
- a CDS encoding substrate-binding domain-containing protein, whose amino-acid sequence is MKRRLFLKACAVAATATLGCRSESNSGGGSSSAALQYEFPVSHGKYTVVALRSDSGNHDRAKQNAEAAISKYPNLNCMVGLYAYNPPTILRAVENAGKLDDIKIVGFDEDIETLKGIEEGKIFGTVVQQPFLFGFKSVEYLSALIRGQQVDVPDSQIIYIPHRVITPDNAKQFKSDIEQMMAGKAPAPQSERDDYDTSRPVSLAFLTNTVDPFWELAEQGVRSAEPIFNASCDVYHPPTASAEEQKRFIERKLNDDCQGLALSPIDKENQRPLINRACEKMKVICHDSDAPDTERLFYIGTGNYLAGRAVGKLVKKAIPDGGEVAIFVGKLEQLNAQERSSGVIDELLDKPIPAQYAIGGAPPAEADEKRSE
- a CDS encoding sugar ABC transporter ATP-binding protein, yielding MPLLEVCNVTKRFPGVKALKGVSLSIAPGESVAVIGENGAGKSTLMKILAGIQTPDKGEIKIDGRPVEIRTVRDAEKLGIALIHQELNLCDNLDVAANIFLGKEPRAFGFLKRREMEHRASEVLRQVGLDVPPTASLASLSIGRRQLVEIAKALASSAQVLIMDEPTSSLSTGEVENLFRVIRTLREQGVSVVYISHRLSEIHHVADRVVALRDGRNSGELAKDQITHEQMVRLMVGRDLDQFFPHTPHTAEETVLSAKGVRVAGKSGFPIDLQLKAGEIVGLAGLVGAGRTELLETLFGVRRAVGGSVEVAGKRVSLRSPRDAIATGLFLVPEDRKQDGLVIEMTVGENITLPGLSRASTAGILPTSWERSTAAEMIETLRIKTPGPGQIIQFLSGGNQQKAVIAKWLAMGPKVLLLDEPTRGIDIGAKHEIYEMMERLAQQGVAILFASSEMEEVIGMSDRTLVMHEGQLAGELRRDQLSEEAIMRLATGAAIASTT